CGACATTGGTGACAAAACGGTTGGCGTTGCTGTGAGTGATGGCCTGGGAATTACAGCTCAAGCTTTAGAAACCATTTATATCAAAAGCCCTCAAGATAGCTTTAAACGACTTTTGGAAATTATTTCGGAATACGATGTAAAAATTTTGGTTCCAGGCCTTCCGCTCAACATGAACGGCACTGAAGGCCCGCGCGTCGCTAAAACAAAAGAATTTATACGCCAACTTGAAGTATTCTTGAACAAAAGAAACACTTTTGTTGAAATTATTTATTGGGACGAACGTTTATCAAGTGCAGCCGTGGAGCGTACGTTACTGGAAGCTGATATGTCGCGCGAAAAGCGTAAAAAAGTGATCGATAAACTAGCCGCCAGTTATATTTTGCAAGGATATTTAGATTCGAAACGTATTTATAATGATGACACTAACTAGCCCAAAATGAAAAAATTCCTCCTTTTTTGTCTTTTTTCCCTCATTTTAGCATCTGGATTTGTTTTTTACATCTATCAAAAGGGAAATTCTTATAAAAATCCCCAAACCATTACTGTTTATTTTCAAAAAGGCTCTTCTTTAAAGTCAATCGCCCAAGAATTAGAACAAAACCACATCATTTATCATCGTTATCATTTTGAAGTGATGGCCCGCCTTACACATCAAGATCGTAAACTGAAATATGGAGAATACGAATTTGAAGAAGGTTTTACTCAAAACCAAATTATTGAAAAAATGGCCAAAGGCCTTACCAAAAAATACCCGCTTACTATTCCCGAAGGCTATAACTTAAAAGATATTGCTGCCGTAGTTGCTAAAAGTGAAGTTTTGCAAAACAAAGAAAACTTTTTAGCCCTTACACAAAATACGGATCTCATCAAAAAACTGAATATCCCTATCAATAATTTAGAGGGCTACATTTTCCCCGACACCTACAACATTGCACGCGAAACAACATCAGCCGATTTGCTAAAAAGCATGACGGATTTGATGCAAAAAAATTTATCGGATGAAATTGTGGGAAAAGCCAAAGCGATGAATTTAGACAAGCATGCTCTCCTCACACTGGCCTCTGTAATAGAAAAAGAAACAGGAAAAGCCAGCGAACGCCCTCTCATTGCCTCTGTGTTTTTTAACCGCTTTAAAATGAACATGCCACTGCAATCAGACCCCACCGTTATTTATGGAATCCCCAACTTTAACGGCAATTTAACCCGTACCGACTTGGATCGTGATCACCCCTATAATACCTACACACGCCCGGGATTACCTATTGGGCCTATTTGCTCACCAGGCTTAGAATCCATTAAAGCTGTAGTAAGTCCGGCTCAGAGTGATTTTTTATATTTTGTAGGAAAAGGTGACGGCAGCCATTATTTTTCAAAAACGCTGGAAGAACATAACCAGGCTGTGCAGTATTATCAGCTTAAGCAAGGTAACCCGCCGGGGGGAGAGTAAGAGTAACCCCTCCCAACCTCCCCTTAACTTAAGGGGAGGAGAAAGAAAGTCCTCCCCCCTTAAGTTAAGGGGGGAGATAGAGGGGGGTTATTCTTTCTCTGCTACCGCAACTTTCATAGTTTCTTCTTTTTCATTTTGTACACTGCACAAAATAGTCAGATTTGCAGCATCACATTCACCACGTGTGCCACTAACCTGGCAGCCACATTCTTTAGCGGCTTTACGTTTTTCCTGAGTATCATCTCCGGAATATTTTACATAGCTGCCACCGCTGCAAATATAGCAACCATCGGCTTTAGCTAATGTAGAATAACCAGCAACAATAAAACCTACAGCCAACATTAGAAGTACTTTTTTCATGAAGTGTCCTTTACGATGTGATTCTACCGCTTACTTTCCCCATAAATCGTAGGCCGTAGAATCGGTTATGGTTACGGGAACAAATTGTCCCACGCGGGAGTGTAAAGGAGATTGTGGATTTAATGCAATAAAAACTTGTCCGTCAATACCAGGGGCCTGGCCGGCATGGCGGGCTTTCATAAATTGCCCACTCTTAAGAGGAATTTCTTCGGGCATATCATCGCCTGTGGCTAGTCCTTCAAGTAAAACAGTGAGTGTTTTCCCTACATAAGCAGCATTTTTTTCTTCGGAAATTTTTTGCTGGAGGCGCATTAAATGCCCCCGACGATCTTCTTTAACCTGATCGGGCACTTTGCGCTTCAAATTATAAGCAGGGGTTCCTTCTTCGTCGGAATATGTAAAAATACCTACACGGTCAAAACGGGTCTTTTCAATAAAGCTGGCCAGCTCTAAAAAATCTTTTTCGCTTTCTCCGGGATAACCCACAATAAAAGTGGTGCGCAAGGTAATGCCCGGCACATGCGTGCGCAAATTATCGATAAGACGGTGGATGTAACGCGACGACGACCCGCGATTCATGGATTTAAGCATTTTATCAGAAATATGTTGCAGCGGAATATCAACATACGGAACCAAATGCTTATGCCCCGCCATCATTTTTACCAAGCGATCGGGAAATTGAAGCGGATACATATACAAAGGACGCAGCCAAAAATCGCCTTCAATAGTATCCAGCTCTTCAAAGAGTTTAAAAAGACTAGAACGTTCGGATAAATCGCGGCCAAATTCATTAAGATCTTGGGCGATGAGATTAAACTCTTTCACACCTCCTTTGGCAGCTAAACTTACTTCTTTTACTACATCGTCTACAGTACGGCTCATAAGACCACCACGCATTTTGGGAATGGTACAAAATGAACACGCATGCGAACAACCTTCGGACACTTTCACATAACGCGAATAAAAAGGTGTAGCATGCAGACGCGGGATATCAAAACTGGGAAGCTCTTTGGGTTTTTTAATAAAATTGCGCGTTTGTTTTTTAGTAAATTTTTCTTCTGCCAGTTTTAGTTCTAAAAGTTTAGGAAGACTTGAAAAATCGCCGGTGCCAATAAAGGCATCCACCTCGGGCAGTAATTTGGGAAGCTCACCTGTGTAACGTTGCGCCAAACACCCAGCTACAACAAGAAGCTTTAAGCTCCCCTTTTTCTTTTCCTGGGCTAACTCTAAAATAGTGTTGATGGATTCTTCTTTGGCATCTTCAATAAATCCACAAGTATTGATAACGGCCGCATCGCTGGCACTATCATCGCCCACAATTTTAAAATTACCGGCATTTAAATGTCCCATCATAATCTCGGAATCCACCAAATTTTTGGGGCACCCAAGCGACACAAAACGGACGGTAAAAGGTTTATCGTGAACTTCTGCCATAAGGGGGCAAGCTATAATGAACTTGGGGAAAAGACGCAAGGGGGTGAATTTAAAGAGTAACCCCCTCCTGGCCTCCCCCTTAATTTAAGTGGGAGGGACTTTTATCGACCAATTTTGCTATAAGTCCTCCTCCCTTAGATTAAGGGAGGAGACAGAGGTGGGTTACATTCCACGAATGTCAAAAATTAGGCTAAATTAATGCATTTCCACCGACACCAATTGTGATACACCCGGGGTTTGCATGGTCACACCATACATGGTGTCGGCCATTTGCATGGTGTTTTTATTGTGGGTAATCACCACAAACTGTGTACGGCTGGTCATATCACGAATAAGCTCGTTGTAGCGGTGTACGTTTGCCTCGTCCAGCGGGGCGTCAACTTCGTCCAGCAAGCAAAAGGGCGAGGGTTTAATTTGGAAAATGGAGAAAATAAGACTTACCGAAGTAAGTGCTTTTTCACCACCCGATAAGAGTGAAATAGATTGAAGCTTTTTGCCCGGGGGCTGAGCCACAATTTCCACACCGGTTTCCAAAATATTGTTTTCGTCGGTTAAAAGCAGTTCGGCACGTCCACCACGGAATAATTTGGGAAACAAAACTTTGAAACGTTCGTTTACCATGTTGAAGGTGGTAAAGAACCGGTCTTTGGTGGTGCGGTTAATTTTTTGAATCACACGTTCCAACGCTTCCAGCGAGGTGTTTAGATCGTCGCGTTGTTTACTTAAAAATTCAAAACGGGTTTTAATCTCTTCAAATTCTTCAAGAGCTGCCGTGTTTACTTCACCCAAGCGCGCAAGCTTGTCTTTTAATTCGGCCACCAACGCCTTGGCTTCTTCCACATTAAGCTCGGTATCGTAATGCACATCGCATACTTCCGACAAACTGAGCATGTGGCGTTCTAAACACTGCTCCACCAAATTTTTTGTTAAGTTGCGCACGTCGGCCAATTTTAAGGTTACTTCATTTAATTGCTGGCTTGCTTCTTCATGTTCTTTACGACGTTCGCGTATAAACAATTCGCGATCTCTAATTTTATTACCAATGCCTTCAAAAGCTTCACGCTCCTGCGATAATTGAGATTCTAAATCGGCATGCTTGGTTAGTTTTTTATCGAGCACTTTGTCTAAATGAGCCTGCTCACTGGCCAATAATTTTGTTTTAGAGTCTAAAAAGCTTAAGCGTTCTTCGTAAGTAATTTTTTCAATACCAATTCTAAATTGTTCATCGCTTAAACGGTTAATTTCCGATGACAGATGTGTGTTGCGCTCACCAGCCTGGGCTAGCTCCACTTTTAAACGGGTTAAGTTGTCATTTTTAGTATCAAACGATTCTTTTAAAACTTCCAAGCGTCCACGACTATTTTGTAGTATATCGGTTAAACCCAGTTTTTCTTCAGCCAAGCTGTCGCGTTCAATATTTAAATTTTGTAGTTCGGGTTCAATAGCATCTACCGATATTTTTTCGTTTTCAATTTGCTTTAACAACACCTGTTGCTGATCCGACAATTTTTCCATTTCCTTGCGGCAATGATCTAAATCTTTTACTTGCGTGGCGAGTTTTATTTCTTCTTCTACCGAGGTACTTTTTACTTCTTCTAAGGTAGACGTTAAGGTTTCTACTTTTTGAGTAAGCGAGTACAGCGTATCTTCGTTTTGCGACACTTCAAAACTTAAGTGCTCGGTAATAGAAAGAAGTTCTTTAATTTCACGTTTTTTCTCAAGCAAGGCTTTAGAGGTAGAAGCCAAAGTACCGCCGGTAATAATGCCGCTTTTATCCACTACGGCACCATCCATGGTAACAAGAGTTTTATCTTGGTAACCACCTTCCCACAAACCTAAAGCACGCTGAAGCGTATCAACCACAACAGCATCGCCAAATAAATAATCGCCCAATTTATCGTAACCGTTTTTAAAATTAACAAATTGCTTTAACGGCCCCACCACACCTTCTTGATGGGCATAGTCGCCAATATGGGATCCACTAAAGGAGGACGATTCGATGGGGACAAACGAACTGCGACCCGATCCGGAAGTTTGCAAATAATCGATAGCCGAAACACCCTGAGCCTGCGATTTAACCACCACGTATTGAAGTTTTTCGCCCAATACAGCCGAAACTGCACTTTCGTAAACAGGATCGGTTTCAATACCATCGGCAATGGTTCCTAAAATACCATCGGCGCTAATTTCTTCTTTTTTAAGCAACACCGAACGCGGGCCTTCTTGGTAGCCTTCAAAAGTTTTTTCAAGTTCTTCCAAAGATTTTAAACGTGAACGTTTTAACGTAAGATCATCTTTTAAATTTTTAAGTTCAGCTTGTTTTGAAACAAGAAGCTGTTTTTGCGTATGCAAATCAAGAGCCAGCTCGTCTGTTTTAGAAGTAAGGTTAAGTTTTAATTGTTTTAAATTATTGAGCGATTCATTGGCATCGCGGTACACATGACTTAAACCCTGATAATTCTTTTTTAATCCTTCTAACTCCATTTCCTGGCGACTCATGCGAGTTAAGAGATCTTCGCGTTTATTTTTTAAATTTTCTTCAATGGTATTAATTTGCGTAATACGCGAATCAATTTGATGCGAGCGACTTTTAGCATGCTCAAAAGATTCGGTAAGTTCCATCATTTGTAATTCTAAATTATCAACTTCTTGCTGCAACATTTCGGTTTCTTCACGCAAACTTTCTTCGTCGCAATCGGCCAAAAGTTTTTGTTCGTTAATTTGCTCTACGCCATTGCCCATACCGCTCATTTCGGCCGAAAGTTCGTAAACATGCTTTTTAATATCGTCCATTTCACGCGTAATTTGCGTAGTGAGCTGGCGTTTATGAAGCAGAGTGTTTTCGGCCAAGCGAATAATATTGGTGGTTTCAAAAAAATCGTTTTGGATGCGGTTAACGGCGCGTTCTTTTTCAAGCTGGATAAGCTTTAATTCTTCTAATGCGTTTTCTTCTTCTAAAATTAAAGTGCGAGTCTGATTTTCTTTTTCGTCAGCTTCGCGCAGCACTTTTTCAAGTGAATGTTGTTCAGTCTGGTTATTCTTGAACAGATAAGAAGCAAGCTTCAAATCCCAGGTTGTAAATTCGGTTTTTACTTCGCGATATTTTTCGGCTTTTTTAGCCTGGCGATCCAGGCTTTTCATCTGACGATCAAGTTCGGTAATAATGTCGGTTAAACGCAAAATATTTTGCTGGGTTGCTTCCATCTTGCGCAGCGCTGCTTCTTTGCGGGCTTTAAAACGCGAAATGCCAGCAACTTCTTCAATATAAAAACGGCGTTCTTCGGGTTTGGCTGTAATCACTTGAGCCACACGGCCTTGTTCAATAACGGAGTAAGCGCGTTTACCAATACCGGTTCCTAAAAAGAGTTCGGTAATATCCTTTAAGCGACAGGGAACTTTGTTGAGAAAATATTCTGATTCGCCGCTGCGATATAAACGGCGGCATACGGAGATTTCGGATTGGCCCAAATATTCAACGGGTGTGACGCCGCCATCGGTAGAAAAAGTAAGTTCCACATGCGCCATCGATTGAGGCGCGTGACCATCGGAACCGGCAAAAATAACATCTTCCATGTTTTTGCCGCGCAAGTGCTTGGCGCTTTGTTCGCCCATCACCCAACGAATGGCATCCACAATATTAGATTTGCCACAACCGTTTGGTCCAACCACGGCCGTGATGTCTTTTTCAAAAGTCACCACGGTTTTTTCCATGAAGGATTTAAAACCAATAATTTCAAGACGCTTTAGCTTCATTAATAATATGCTTGGATGGAGTTTTCCCTCTTAAATAAGACTAAACTTTGACGTGACCGTAGCACATGCTAGTTTTTTTTGTAAAGGTGATTGTGTGCCTCTGATTAAAATATTTTAAACACGTCTAAACCCTTAATATAACATACTATTTTAGGCGCATTTTGGACCAACTTATCCACAGCTGTGGATAAGTCTGTGAATATAAATGTAAGGTAGTGTATGGTCATTCGCTTCTGAAATTATTTAGCGCTTACAGCTTGAGACGTACTGGGTACATTGGCTCCCCACAGAAAAGAGCCAGGGGAATAAGACAGAACACTTTGTTCACCGGCTTTTTGCAGTTGATCAAAAGTATAAACATCGTTGGGTTTTCCAAAAACAAGTACACCCTGGCCAATAGTATTGGGCTCTGAAGCTTCTACTCGCCCTGCCCATCCCCGCATAGAATCAAACACCATGGTTTCGTAATCGTGGCGATCTAACAGAGCCCCTACTTCGGAATGATCTACCAAATGCGTGCGACGCGGCGAGACTCCTACCAAATCGAGGTACGGTTCGCGGTCCATAAGCATGGCTGTGGGCACACGTTGAGGTTGAGCCCGTAATAACACCGTGCCCTCGCCCAAAATTTCATCAATGAGAGCATTGTTAGTAGCATCTTGCTGCATCACGCGCGGATAATAGGCATATTCTTCTTGTGCTTTACGAAGGCGCACTTCCAAATTTTCGTCCAAGCGAATTCCCACACGCGGCGGCTCTAACATATTGCGCACTCCTGTTTGTACCGGCTGCGGTACCCATTCGGGAATCCAGCTACCAGCATTTTGCGTTGGATTCATGAGTGTCCACAATACTTGCGAACGCGTTTTGGGACCGTAGATGGAACCTTGAAAGTCGCCGATGATGGCACTGTGTAAATCATCGGATAGTTCCACCACCTCAAAGCCCTGTGCGCGTAAGGCGTCTACACGGGCATAAAGAGCATCACGTACTGCAGGTTCTTGCATCTCAAAATCTTTTTTCACATAGGCTATACGCGGAACATACGGAGTAAGCGTTGGTGCTGGAACACTTGACGTGGCGCTAATACCCTGAGCCACTCTAAAAGCGGTTTCGGCATCTTGCGCCATCATGCCAATATGATCGTCGGTAAGTGAATAATGCACCACACCCTGGCGCGGAATACCATCTACCGGTGGAATATAAGAACCCACACCCGATACAAGTGATGCGGGCGCGTGAATAGACCCGCCTGTATCCGAACCTGAAGCCACCTTGATGGGACTAGTAGAAGATTTTACCAAATAGACTGTAGGTGATGACGATCCTCCAATATCGGTACCGCGATAAATAACACCATCAATTTCTACCACCTGCTCGGAGGCAGGCGACGGGTTAGGAATATAACGTCCACGCACATCTTTAGCCGTTCCGCCATTACCGGCTGTAACCGCGCCAATAGGAACTTCTATGGCACCCAACTCACCCACACGGCGTGAAAAGAAACTCACTTCGTCGCTGGCTAATCCTGGTCCCATCGACCCCATGGTAGTGTAGCCTGCAAATCCATCTTTGGGCACACTCGTTACCACTAAATCTTTACTGCCAACAAGTAAGCCAGTAATTGTTTCTTTTTGTCCACCCACTTCAAAATAAACCGGACGCCCGCTGTCCCACAAGCTATCCGCCTCACGAGCCACGCTTCTATAATGAGTTACATCGGCTTGGGTATTACGTGTGTAGATAGAGTTATTGGCAAAATCGGGATCACGCAGCATGACATCAATCTGTGTTTCACAACGCATTAACCGTTGCCCGTTAATCCCGTTTTGCGGATTAAAAGCCCAAATCAAATCGTCGGTAGTAAATTGGCGATTGATAAAATCGAGTGCCACATTAGGTTCGCTTGCTAATAATTCTTCAAAATTGCGATACCCATTCCGTTCCAAATAAGTCTTCATCTGCTGAGCCGCTGATGTATTGGGAATACGGGTAATAGGGGTTGTGAGTTTATTAGGTTCTTTTTTACCACCCGTAATTGTATCCACAGTATCCAGTTCACCGCTGTCTAATTTAGCACGTGCTTCGGCATGCATGGTATCGTTGGCATCTAAAGTTCTTTCAAGTCCTGCGCGATGATTGGCACGTGTGGGTAAATAACGTTCGGCATCCAACGCAGCCACGGTGCGCGCGTGTGTTGATGCATCTTCGGGAAGAACAGGATGTTCCTCAGGCAATGTTCCTATTGCACGCCTGGCACGCTCAACAGCCAAACTTTCTTCGCCTGCTGCATGGCGTGTTGCATCGGCCAAAATTTGTTCGGCTGTAAAATCACCGTTAACGGCAGGATTTGAACCTGTTTGCGACATCATGCTGCGATTAGCCGCATTTTTCATGAGTAAAGGTTCTAGGTGAGCTAGACTTAACAAGCTTACGGTTGCTGCAGAAAAAAGCATTTGTCCCACACTCACTTGCGAATCCTCATCAGTAGCAGCCGAATAAAGATACGATCCTAAGCGTGTAAGTTCGATGGGTAAAAGTGTTTTGGATAAAGGATCCCACACGCGCGCCAAACCGGCGTGCATGGTCGACAAATTGCCGGCAAAGCGAGGATGGGACGCCATTTCTGCAGCATAATGGGTTGAAGACATAAAGCGACGTACGGCATCAGCATCTTTAAGAGCTTGCCCCATAGCAGCAGTCCCCATACCGCTTGATTGGTACATCGACAAACTGTTACCAAAAGTTCTGGCTCCTTGCGCCCAGGCACTTACACCAAAAGCAGTGCCCACGGCACCTACAGCCCACCCACCCACATTAAGAGTATCATCTAGGGGTGTATGCTCCGAATTTGCGGGATAATCTTGCGTAGCGAGCCTTTCGGCAGATTCCAGAGCAGCTGGTGCCGACCGCACCGTTAAATAGGCACCGGCGGCTGTAATGGTAGCTGCTCCTGCCGCAGAAAAAGCAATAGTAGAAGCCGTAGCGCCAACACCTGCTACAAAAGCTCCCGCTCCCACTAAACCAGCACCCACCAAAGCAGCGCCGGCAACAGGTGCC
This genomic window from bacterium contains:
- the smc gene encoding chromosome segregation protein SMC, with the protein product MKLKRLEIIGFKSFMEKTVVTFEKDITAVVGPNGCGKSNIVDAIRWVMGEQSAKHLRGKNMEDVIFAGSDGHAPQSMAHVELTFSTDGGVTPVEYLGQSEISVCRRLYRSGESEYFLNKVPCRLKDITELFLGTGIGKRAYSVIEQGRVAQVITAKPEERRFYIEEVAGISRFKARKEAALRKMEATQQNILRLTDIITELDRQMKSLDRQAKKAEKYREVKTEFTTWDLKLASYLFKNNQTEQHSLEKVLREADEKENQTRTLILEEENALEELKLIQLEKERAVNRIQNDFFETTNIIRLAENTLLHKRQLTTQITREMDDIKKHVYELSAEMSGMGNGVEQINEQKLLADCDEESLREETEMLQQEVDNLELQMMELTESFEHAKSRSHQIDSRITQINTIEENLKNKREDLLTRMSRQEMELEGLKKNYQGLSHVYRDANESLNNLKQLKLNLTSKTDELALDLHTQKQLLVSKQAELKNLKDDLTLKRSRLKSLEELEKTFEGYQEGPRSVLLKKEEISADGILGTIADGIETDPVYESAVSAVLGEKLQYVVVKSQAQGVSAIDYLQTSGSGRSSFVPIESSSFSGSHIGDYAHQEGVVGPLKQFVNFKNGYDKLGDYLFGDAVVVDTLQRALGLWEGGYQDKTLVTMDGAVVDKSGIITGGTLASTSKALLEKKREIKELLSITEHLSFEVSQNEDTLYSLTQKVETLTSTLEEVKSTSVEEEIKLATQVKDLDHCRKEMEKLSDQQQVLLKQIENEKISVDAIEPELQNLNIERDSLAEEKLGLTDILQNSRGRLEVLKESFDTKNDNLTRLKVELAQAGERNTHLSSEINRLSDEQFRIGIEKITYEERLSFLDSKTKLLASEQAHLDKVLDKKLTKHADLESQLSQEREAFEGIGNKIRDRELFIRERRKEHEEASQQLNEVTLKLADVRNLTKNLVEQCLERHMLSLSEVCDVHYDTELNVEEAKALVAELKDKLARLGEVNTAALEEFEEIKTRFEFLSKQRDDLNTSLEALERVIQKINRTTKDRFFTTFNMVNERFKVLFPKLFRGGRAELLLTDENNILETGVEIVAQPPGKKLQSISLLSGGEKALTSVSLIFSIFQIKPSPFCLLDEVDAPLDEANVHRYNELIRDMTSRTQFVVITHNKNTMQMADTMYGVTMQTPGVSQLVSVEMH
- the ruvX gene encoding Holliday junction resolvase RuvX — its product is MRSLGLDIGDKTVGVAVSDGLGITAQALETIYIKSPQDSFKRLLEIISEYDVKILVPGLPLNMNGTEGPRVAKTKEFIRQLEVFLNKRNTFVEIIYWDERLSSAAVERTLLEADMSREKRKKVIDKLAASYILQGYLDSKRIYNDDTN
- a CDS encoding amidase codes for the protein MGAGDYIDSVAYDTSFLEDAYGMSMMDEDECLPPPTCSTIEDEYVPPVLRPAYEPVVDEPIEPYVPPHEPAEASGTIAAAEEEWGFWDYVDVAATTIVVGGALVAGAALLAPVAGAALVGAGLVGAGAFVAGVGATASTIAFSAAGAATITAAGAYLTVRSAPAALESAERLATQDYPANSEHTPLDDTLNVGGWAVGAVGTAFGVSAWAQGARTFGNSLSMYQSSGMGTAAMGQALKDADAVRRFMSSTHYAAEMASHPRFAGNLSTMHAGLARVWDPLSKTLLPIELTRLGSYLYSAATDEDSQVSVGQMLFSAATVSLLSLAHLEPLLMKNAANRSMMSQTGSNPAVNGDFTAEQILADATRHAAGEESLAVERARRAIGTLPEEHPVLPEDASTHARTVAALDAERYLPTRANHRAGLERTLDANDTMHAEARAKLDSGELDTVDTITGGKKEPNKLTTPITRIPNTSAAQQMKTYLERNGYRNFEELLASEPNVALDFINRQFTTDDLIWAFNPQNGINGQRLMRCETQIDVMLRDPDFANNSIYTRNTQADVTHYRSVAREADSLWDSGRPVYFEVGGQKETITGLLVGSKDLVVTSVPKDGFAGYTTMGSMGPGLASDEVSFFSRRVGELGAIEVPIGAVTAGNGGTAKDVRGRYIPNPSPASEQVVEIDGVIYRGTDIGGSSSPTVYLVKSSTSPIKVASGSDTGGSIHAPASLVSGVGSYIPPVDGIPRQGVVHYSLTDDHIGMMAQDAETAFRVAQGISATSSVPAPTLTPYVPRIAYVKKDFEMQEPAVRDALYARVDALRAQGFEVVELSDDLHSAIIGDFQGSIYGPKTRSQVLWTLMNPTQNAGSWIPEWVPQPVQTGVRNMLEPPRVGIRLDENLEVRLRKAQEEYAYYPRVMQQDATNNALIDEILGEGTVLLRAQPQRVPTAMLMDREPYLDLVGVSPRRTHLVDHSEVGALLDRHDYETMVFDSMRGWAGRVEASEPNTIGQGVLVFGKPNDVYTFDQLQKAGEQSVLSYSPGSFLWGANVPSTSQAVSAK
- the mltG gene encoding endolytic transglycosylase MltG gives rise to the protein MKKFLLFCLFSLILASGFVFYIYQKGNSYKNPQTITVYFQKGSSLKSIAQELEQNHIIYHRYHFEVMARLTHQDRKLKYGEYEFEEGFTQNQIIEKMAKGLTKKYPLTIPEGYNLKDIAAVVAKSEVLQNKENFLALTQNTDLIKKLNIPINNLEGYIFPDTYNIARETTSADLLKSMTDLMQKNLSDEIVGKAKAMNLDKHALLTLASVIEKETGKASERPLIASVFFNRFKMNMPLQSDPTVIYGIPNFNGNLTRTDLDRDHPYNTYTRPGLPIGPICSPGLESIKAVVSPAQSDFLYFVGKGDGSHYFSKTLEEHNQAVQYYQLKQGNPPGGE
- the rimO gene encoding 30S ribosomal protein S12 methylthiotransferase RimO, with product MAEVHDKPFTVRFVSLGCPKNLVDSEIMMGHLNAGNFKIVGDDSASDAAVINTCGFIEDAKEESINTILELAQEKKKGSLKLLVVAGCLAQRYTGELPKLLPEVDAFIGTGDFSSLPKLLELKLAEEKFTKKQTRNFIKKPKELPSFDIPRLHATPFYSRYVKVSEGCSHACSFCTIPKMRGGLMSRTVDDVVKEVSLAAKGGVKEFNLIAQDLNEFGRDLSERSSLFKLFEELDTIEGDFWLRPLYMYPLQFPDRLVKMMAGHKHLVPYVDIPLQHISDKMLKSMNRGSSSRYIHRLIDNLRTHVPGITLRTTFIVGYPGESEKDFLELASFIEKTRFDRVGIFTYSDEEGTPAYNLKRKVPDQVKEDRRGHLMRLQQKISEEKNAAYVGKTLTVLLEGLATGDDMPEEIPLKSGQFMKARHAGQAPGIDGQVFIALNPQSPLHSRVGQFVPVTITDSTAYDLWGK